One Diospyros lotus cultivar Yz01 chromosome 1, ASM1463336v1, whole genome shotgun sequence genomic window carries:
- the LOC127810167 gene encoding LOB domain-containing protein 15-like isoform X1 — translation MSRESSWLGRDQRVDEIGKRIKREIDASSHQMGRRHMLGPPGTTLNTATPCAACKLLRRRCAEECPFSPYFSPHEPQKFAAVHKVFGASNVSKMLMEVPESQRADAANSLVYEANVRLRDPVYGCMGAISALQHQVQTLQAELNAIRAEILKYKYREAANSIIIASSTAALVSSGAVSVAVQPSVPVSSSPPPPPPPPLPLPPRPSVVVSSSSLYTSPATTSGYNSIHSDSIPYFD, via the exons ATGTCCAGAGAAAG ttcttGGCTTGGTAGGGATCAGAGAGTTGATGAGATAGGAAAGAGGATCAAGAGGGAGATCGATGCTTCGTCTCATCAAATGGGAAGGAGGCATATGCTAGGACCGCCGGGCACCACCTTGAACACCGCCACCCCTTGCGCTGCTTGCAAGCTGCTTCGCCGAAGATGCGCCGAAGAATGCCCTTTCTCCCCCTATTTCTCCCCTCACGAACCCCAGAAATTCGCCGCAGTTCACAAAGTCTTCGGCGCAAGCAACGTCTCCAAGATGCTCATG GAGGTTCCAGAGAGCCAAAGAGCGGATGCTGCAAACAGCCTGGTTTATGAAGCGAACGTGAGGCTTAGGGACCCTGTATATGGATGCATGGGCGCCATTTCGGCGTTGCAACACCAAGTTCAGACGCTACAGGCGGAGCTGAACGCAATAAGGGCGGAGATATTGAAATACAAATATAGAGAGGCTGCTAACAGTATCATTATTGCTTCTAGTACTGCTGCTTTAGTATCTTCTGGGGCTGTGTCGGTTGCTGTACAGCCATCGGTTCccgtttcttcttctcctcctccgcCCCCGCCACCGCCGTTGCCGCTGCCGCCTCGGCCGTCTGTTGtggtgtcttcttcttctttgtacACATCGCCTGCTACTACATCAGGCTATAACTCCATCCACAGTGACAGCATTCCATATTTTGACTAA
- the LOC127810167 gene encoding LOB domain-containing protein 15-like isoform X2 translates to MSRERDQRVDEIGKRIKREIDASSHQMGRRHMLGPPGTTLNTATPCAACKLLRRRCAEECPFSPYFSPHEPQKFAAVHKVFGASNVSKMLMEVPESQRADAANSLVYEANVRLRDPVYGCMGAISALQHQVQTLQAELNAIRAEILKYKYREAANSIIIASSTAALVSSGAVSVAVQPSVPVSSSPPPPPPPPLPLPPRPSVVVSSSSLYTSPATTSGYNSIHSDSIPYFD, encoded by the exons ATGTCCAGAGAAAG GGATCAGAGAGTTGATGAGATAGGAAAGAGGATCAAGAGGGAGATCGATGCTTCGTCTCATCAAATGGGAAGGAGGCATATGCTAGGACCGCCGGGCACCACCTTGAACACCGCCACCCCTTGCGCTGCTTGCAAGCTGCTTCGCCGAAGATGCGCCGAAGAATGCCCTTTCTCCCCCTATTTCTCCCCTCACGAACCCCAGAAATTCGCCGCAGTTCACAAAGTCTTCGGCGCAAGCAACGTCTCCAAGATGCTCATG GAGGTTCCAGAGAGCCAAAGAGCGGATGCTGCAAACAGCCTGGTTTATGAAGCGAACGTGAGGCTTAGGGACCCTGTATATGGATGCATGGGCGCCATTTCGGCGTTGCAACACCAAGTTCAGACGCTACAGGCGGAGCTGAACGCAATAAGGGCGGAGATATTGAAATACAAATATAGAGAGGCTGCTAACAGTATCATTATTGCTTCTAGTACTGCTGCTTTAGTATCTTCTGGGGCTGTGTCGGTTGCTGTACAGCCATCGGTTCccgtttcttcttctcctcctccgcCCCCGCCACCGCCGTTGCCGCTGCCGCCTCGGCCGTCTGTTGtggtgtcttcttcttctttgtacACATCGCCTGCTACTACATCAGGCTATAACTCCATCCACAGTGACAGCATTCCATATTTTGACTAA
- the LOC127809005 gene encoding uncharacterized protein LOC127809005 isoform X2: MTTEERKDPVKEMDWKKMGSPVQNEPSAGPVTKKRLPKKVRQIPDYYFLPRRSIPSAVAFYGAWIAAGVGAGMLAEIWINKKVKEDGGVIWEFDK, from the exons ATGACAACTGAGGAGCGAAAAGATCCAGTGAAAGAAATGGACTGGAAAAAAATGGGTAGTCCTGTTCAGAATGAGCCCAGTGCTGGGCCAGTGACAAAGAAACGACTACCAAAAAAGGTTAGACAAATTCCAGACTACTATTTCCTTCCTCGAAGATCAATACCCTCTGCTGTAGCTTTTTATGGCGCGTGGATTGCTGCTGGAGTTGGTGCAGGGATGCTGGCGGAGATCTGGATAAACAAGAAGGTCAAAG AGGATGGTGGTGTCATCTGGGAGTTTGACAAATAA
- the LOC127790064 gene encoding uncharacterized protein LOC127790064, which yields MERQTMAAGSSGVPRKSFNVKQDSRCSARGLSRKMSFSSSSSEVYYARAPVAVPFVWESQPGTPKAKFHDNPLPPLTPPPSFHCNSMNKPTKIRQSKPKFLQTVLPKLSPRKTIHQPSPGSSLSSSRSRSAPSSPLTPSRINTQWKSQTSSPWSSYDSRIDEEDECRSPVSTLCFGIGRGAYPSNIVKLLRREFAS from the coding sequence ATGGAGCGTCAAACCATGGCTGCAGGTAGCTCAGGTGTTCCCAGGAAGTCCTTCAACGTCAAGCAGGATAGCCGGTGCTCTGCCAGGGGCTTATCGAGGAAGATGTCATTTAGCAGCTCCTCTTCGGAAGTCTACTATGCAAGAGCTCCTGTTGCTGTGCCATTTGTGTGGGAATCGCAACCGGGCACACCTAAGGCCAAGTTCCACGACAACCCACTCCCTCCTCTGACACCACCCCCTTCCTTCCACTGTAATTCCATGAATAAACCCACAAAAATTAGGCAGTCGAAGCCTAAATTTTTACAAACTGTTCTCCCTAAGCTCAGTCCGAGGAAAACCATCCACCAGCCATCTCCTGGCTCGTCTTTATCATCATCACGGTCGCGTTCTGCGCCATCTTCTCCGCTTACTCCTTCCAGGATTAATACACAATGGAAATCTCAAACCTCAAGCCCATGGTCATCTTATGATTCAAGGATAGACGAGGAAGATGAATGCAGATCACCTGTTTCAACACTGTGCTTTGGGATTGGTCGTGGCGCCTACCCCTCAAACATAGTCAAGTTACTGCGCAGAGAATTCGCATCATAA
- the LOC127809005 gene encoding uncharacterized protein LOC127809005 isoform X1: MIFLGGISISREFNHRAHSTVHLDFSRVSSPIRAGFVPFLLVAIHRRSRAPTWASSPSPTSCGVAIHRRRRPSPTSCDSPSSFDLGFVAISTKDQLWLRFRLHLRRRPSSISSLTPPAHLHLLPRERSWSSDHRSGVFVHRKRSCSLFQRVILVSVSASDLRVRHLRRSRPPIPTCRPPFILVAIFVHGKLSSPSSPSWAIFVLKIYNYRKLLIYI; encoded by the exons ATGATTTTCCTGGGGGGGATTTCCATTTCCAGGGAATTCAATCACCGCGCGCACAGCACAGTCCACCTCGATTTCTCTAGGGTTTCCTCTCCCATTCGAGCCGGCTTCGTCCCCTTCCTCCTCGTCGCCATCCACCGCCGAAGTCGAGCCCCTACTtgggcttcgtcgccatctccgaCTTCCTGTGGAGTCGCCATCCACCGCCGAAGAAGACCATCTCCGACTTCCTGTGACTCGCCATCCTCCTTCGACTtgggcttcgtcgccatctccaCAAAAGACCAGCTCTGGCTTCGTTTTCGTCTCCATCTCCGCAGAAGACCATCTTCGATTTCAAGTTTAACACCACCGgcgcatcttcatcttcttccacg tgagcgatcttggtcttccgaCCATCGATCTGGAGTCTTCGTCCACCGGAAGCGATCTTGTTCTCTGTTTCAGCGAGTGATCTTGGTCTCTGTTTCAGCGAGCGATCTTCGTGTTCGCCATCTCCGCCGAAGTCGACCTCCGATTCCGACTTGCAGACCGCCGTTCATCCTCGTCGCCATCTTCGTCCACGGTAAGCTTTCGTCGCCATCTTCACCATCTTGGGCAATTTTtgttctaaaaatttataattacagaAAACTTCTCATTTACATATAG